A single region of the Podospora pseudopauciseta strain CBS 411.78 chromosome 1, whole genome shotgun sequence genome encodes:
- a CDS encoding hypothetical protein (COG:L; EggNog:ENOG503NU3Q), whose translation MARKGGPKFYAVRVGKKPGVYTSWDEARDQVTGFGGAIHKSFPTRKEAQDWLNAGRSSSNMTNQQASSSSQPFRRGPDQPTPQTTNLIRRGSDHSSPQTSYPGRTNRNDPAPARDNSPSPPAPPPAFPRYPIINTVTNNIVLPKKNPVPPTSTATREPPAKRARPNPDPNELIVVYTDGAAPGNGKRHATAGIGVYFGAGDPRNISKRLPGPLQTNQRAELMAVLLALQAFDPAESVEIRTDSQYSIDCVTKWYRGWVRNGWLSAKGAAVKNDDIIKPIRALIDERDAAGARTTFTKVAGHSGDPGNDAADRLAVLGAQLPVVESRLRR comes from the exons ATGGCGAGAAAGGGGGGACCAAAGTTTTATGCTGTTCGCGTCGGCAAAAAGCCCGGTGTTTACACCAGCTGGGATGAGGCCAGGGACCAAGTCACCGGCTTTGGCGGCGCAATTC ACAAAAGCTTTCCCACCCGCAAGGAAGCACAGGATTGGCTCAACGCGGGCCGCTCTTCTTCAAACATGACAAACCAGCAGgctagcagcagcagccaacctTTCCGACGGGGACCTGatcaaccaacaccacaaacCACGAATCTCATCCGACGTGGCTCTGATCATTCCTCGCCTCAAACCAGCTATCCTGGTCGAACCAACCGCAATGATCCTGCTCCGGCCCGCGACaactccccatcaccaccagcaccaccaccagcattCCCTCGCTATCCCATCATAAACaccgtcaccaacaacatcgtcctccccaaaaagaaCCCAgtccccccaacctcaaccgccaCCAGAGAGCCCCCCGCCAAAAGAGCCAGACCCAACCCCGACCCAAACGAACTGATCGTAGTCTACACCGACGGCGCCGCCCCCGGCAACGGCAAAAGGCACGCCACAGCCGGGATAGGAGTCTACTTCGGCGCCGGCGACCCCAGGAACATCTCCAAACGCCTCCCGGGCCCCTTGCAAACCAACCAGCGCGCCGAGCTCATGGCCGTCCTTCTCGCGCTTCAGGCTTTTGACCCCGCCGAGTCGGTGGAGATCAGAACGGACAGTCAATACTCCATCGACTGCGTGACAAAGTGGTATCGGGGATGGGTCAGAAACGGGTGGCTGTCGGCAAAGGGCGCGGCGGTTAAGAACGACGATATCATCAAGCCTATTCGGGCTCTGATTGACGAGAGGGATGCCGCCGGGGCGAGGACAACGTTTACCAAGGTGGCGGGACATTCGGGGGACCCGGGGAACGATGCGGCTGATCGCTTGGCCGTTCTCGGGGCTCAGCTGCCTGTAGTTGAAAGCCGCTTgcggaggtga
- a CDS encoding hypothetical protein (BUSCO:EOG09263K45; COG:T; EggNog:ENOG503NVYX) produces MEPSGIHLVFTCSSSATDHLAHSPLSRVILRERLPSSFIQLYYTDCLQIDNVFALEHLQPTIRNGHHQFDPTLITGTMASTAKYTPAAQEDPDAHLYTQPPPSYQAESSSAQDNAALFGGAPRSSEDNIPDDFKFGGSVAEATLEIRNQFIRKVYTILTVQILATTLVSSLSFMSDGYRNWIQNNPTVLWLSLFGSMGFMILTYWKRHSYPTNLLFLSGFTLLEAYTISVIVSFYDSSIVLNAVVLTGGIFIFLTAFACQSKYDFTSWMPYLFGALWGLVLFGFMSFFLPHTSTTELIYGLLAALIFSGYILVDTQLVMRKHHVEEEIAAALSLYLDIINLFLAILRILNSQNNN; encoded by the exons ATGGAACCTTCCGGCATCCACCTGGTCTTTACCTGCAGCAGCTCCGCCACTGATCACCTAGCGCATTCCCCACTCTCTCGGGTCATCCTCCGTGAAAGGCTGCCATCGTCATTCATCCAACTGTATTACACCGATTGCCTACAAATAGACAACGTTTTTGCGCTTGAACATCTACAGCCAACTATACGCAACGGTCACCACCAGTTTGATCCGACATTGATAACAGGCACAATGGCGAGCACAGCCAAGTATACGCCTGCTGCGCAGGAAGATCCCGATGCGCACCTCTACACGCAGCCGCCTCCGTCGTACCAGGCTGAAAGCAGCTCGGCGCAAGACAATGCTGCCCTCTTTGGCGGCGCCCCTCGCAGCAGCGAAGACAACATCCCCGATGACTTCAAG TTCGGAGGTTCCGTTGCCGAAGCTACCCTCGAGATCCGCAACCAGTTCATCCGCAAAGTCTACACCATTCTTACTGTCCAAATACTCGCAACAACCCTCGTGAGCTCCCTAAGCTTCATGAGCGATGGCTACAGAAATTGGATTCAGAATAACCCCACCGTTCTCTGGCTGTCTCTCTTTGGCTCCATGGGTTTCATGATCCTCACCTACTGGAAACGTCACTCATATCCTACCAATCTGCTCTTCCTCTCCGGCTTCACACTTCTTGAAGCCTACACCATCTCCGTCATTGTCTCTTTCTACGACTCTTCTATCGTACTCAACGCAGTCGTGCTCACCGGCggcatcttcatcttcttgacgGCCTTCGCTTGTCAGTCCAAGTACGACTTCACTTCATGGATGCCATATCTCTTTGGCGCTCTTTGGGGCTTGGTCCTCTTCGGGTTTATGTCCTTCTTCCTTCCTCACACCAGCACCACTGAGCTCATCTACGGTCTGTTGGCCGCGTTGATCTTCAGCGGCTACATCCTCGTGGACACACAGCTCGTTATGAGGAAGCAccatgtcgaggaggagatcgCTGCCGCTTTGAGTTTGTATCTTGACATTATCAACCTGTTCTTGGCCATTTTGCGGATTCTGAACAGCCAGAACAATAACTAA